A region from the Mucilaginibacter sp. CSA2-8R genome encodes:
- a CDS encoding DUF3570 domain-containing protein has protein sequence MKKIYLNVAFFYMGILASHAQVAPSVPATADTTSTAYHSRKLTLDEVNLVSAYYHQNGNHSAVTGGVGTELLTDFANTLDVQLSNYNKRGRRNTYLFEIGVDHYSSASSDKIDPSTISSASKSDNRIYPSLNWTQTNEQTGNAYGFTASYSHEYDYQSFGAAFNLTRLSKNKNTQFDMRLQAFLDTWKVILPIELRAAAYGNIADLKHGPEESAPRNSFSAAFSVSQVISTRFQALLAIEPSYQHGLLSTRYQRDYFTDGSLRAETLPGQRYKLPIAARFNYFLDDRYIIRTYYRYYMDNWGIRAHTAEVEVPIKLTSFVSVSPFYRYNTQQGTRYFAPYGQHNPNAAYYTSDYDLADLHSSFFGAGFRITPPKGVFGWQHLSMLELRYGHYVRSTDLSSNIVTMNLKFK, from the coding sequence ATGAAAAAAATATATTTAAACGTAGCCTTTTTTTATATGGGCATCCTGGCGTCACATGCCCAGGTAGCACCGTCTGTACCCGCTACTGCAGATACCACCAGCACGGCATATCATTCCAGAAAACTCACTTTGGATGAGGTAAACCTGGTTTCGGCTTACTATCATCAAAATGGTAACCACTCTGCAGTAACAGGCGGTGTTGGTACCGAGTTATTAACCGACTTTGCCAACACGCTTGATGTGCAGTTATCCAACTATAACAAGCGTGGTCGTCGCAATACTTATCTTTTTGAAATAGGGGTCGATCATTATTCGTCTGCATCTTCAGATAAAATAGATCCGTCAACTATATCCTCAGCGTCTAAGTCTGACAACCGTATTTATCCATCACTTAACTGGACACAAACTAACGAGCAGACTGGTAATGCCTACGGTTTCACTGCGTCATATTCTCACGAATATGATTACCAGTCGTTTGGTGCTGCGTTTAACCTTACCCGGTTGTCTAAAAATAAGAATACGCAGTTTGATATGCGTTTGCAAGCCTTTTTAGATACCTGGAAAGTGATATTACCTATTGAACTACGGGCGGCCGCCTACGGTAACATTGCTGATTTGAAACACGGACCTGAAGAGTCGGCACCCCGCAACTCCTTTAGTGCGGCATTTTCGGTATCGCAGGTAATAAGTACGCGTTTCCAGGCTTTGCTGGCTATAGAGCCATCTTATCAGCATGGCTTGCTTTCTACCCGTTACCAGCGCGATTATTTTACCGATGGTTCTTTACGTGCAGAAACCCTGCCGGGCCAACGGTATAAGTTACCCATAGCAGCCCGTTTTAACTATTTTTTGGATGACCGTTACATCATCCGTACTTATTACCGCTATTATATGGATAACTGGGGAATAAGGGCGCATACAGCCGAGGTGGAGGTGCCCATCAAGCTGACCTCTTTTGTGTCGGTGAGCCCGTTTTACCGGTACAATACGCAACAAGGTACCCGCTACTTTGCGCCATACGGTCAGCACAATCCCAACGCGGCCTATTATACCAGTGATTATGATTTGGCCGATTTGCACAGCAGCTTTTTCGGCGCCGGTTTCCGCATCACGCCGCCTAAAGGCGTTTTTGGCTGGCAGCACCTGAGTATGCTGGAGCTGCGGTATGGACACTACGTTCGTTCAACCGATTTAAGCTCAAATATCGTAACGATGAATTTGAAGTTCAAATAA
- a CDS encoding DUF4266 domain-containing protein has translation MKKAYQNYALLALAVVGCSLLASCVSVKPYQKNKLNDSEMELRARTAQKFEQSFQLYREGASGANGGKSGGGCGCN, from the coding sequence ATGAAAAAAGCATATCAAAACTATGCATTACTGGCATTGGCTGTAGTAGGTTGCAGTTTATTGGCCTCGTGCGTATCGGTAAAGCCTTACCAGAAAAACAAGCTCAATGATTCTGAAATGGAATTACGTGCCCGTACCGCACAAAAGTTTGAGCAAAGCTTTCAGCTTTACCGCGAAGGTGCATCGGGTGCCAACGGCGGGAAAAGCGGTGGTGGTTGCGGTTGTAACTAA
- a CDS encoding FAD:protein FMN transferase codes for MASDKIAMGSVAAIKRGLRLMGNHFEITVVSDDEAWSQSRIDEAVAEIQRIEALLTTFKDDSQTNQVNQSAGIAPVKVDLEVFELIERSIRISHITQGAFDITYGSIDKSLWNFDTSMKQLPDAEVARASVRLINYQNVILDRPNQTVFLKEPGMRIGFGGIGKGYAADQAKLLLQKAGVKSGIVNAAGDLVTWGTQPHGKPWTVAIADPNRQVPYFSKLNISNTAIATSGNYEKFAVIDGKRYSHTIDPKTGLPVTGIKSVSIICPSAELADALATPVTVMGVKVGLGLINQLKGVACLVIDDQDRLYTSKNINLHH; via the coding sequence ATGGCAAGTGATAAGATTGCTATGGGCAGTGTAGCTGCCATTAAACGCGGACTGCGCTTAATGGGTAACCATTTTGAAATTACCGTGGTAAGTGATGATGAAGCCTGGTCGCAAAGCCGTATTGATGAAGCCGTTGCCGAAATACAACGCATTGAAGCACTGCTCACGACATTTAAAGACGACAGCCAAACCAACCAGGTTAATCAAAGTGCTGGTATTGCTCCGGTAAAGGTAGACCTTGAAGTATTTGAGCTCATTGAGCGGTCTATAAGAATATCGCACATTACGCAGGGGGCTTTCGATATCACTTATGGCTCCATAGACAAAAGCCTTTGGAACTTTGATACCAGCATGAAGCAACTGCCGGATGCCGAGGTAGCAAGGGCATCTGTAAGGTTAATTAACTATCAGAACGTTATCTTGGACCGGCCTAACCAAACGGTATTTTTAAAGGAGCCGGGTATGCGTATCGGTTTCGGTGGTATTGGCAAGGGGTACGCCGCCGACCAGGCCAAGCTGCTGCTGCAAAAAGCCGGTGTAAAAAGCGGTATAGTAAACGCAGCCGGCGATTTGGTTACCTGGGGCACGCAGCCTCATGGCAAACCCTGGACAGTTGCCATTGCCGACCCGAACCGCCAGGTGCCTTATTTTTCAAAACTGAACATCAGTAATACGGCGATTGCCACATCGGGTAATTATGAAAAGTTTGCCGTTATAGACGGTAAGCGATATTCGCACACGATTGACCCTAAAACCGGCTTGCCCGTAACAGGCATAAAAAGCGTAAGTATTATTTGCCCAAGCGCCGAACTGGCCGATGCATTGGCCACACCCGTTACAGTAATGGGGGTAAAGGTAGGGCTTGGTTTGATTAATCAGCTTAAAGGCGTAGCGTGCCTGGTAATAGATGACCAGGACCGTTTATACACATCAAAAAATATAAATCTGCATCATTAA
- a CDS encoding thioredoxin family protein — protein sequence MKLLLLSLFLLTGVAWSGNFNEAQQQARQSHKMILVNFSGSDWCGPCIRLRKEILETTEFDNYAQDHLVLVRADFPRQKKNQLAKDQTKRNEALADKYNAEGKFPFTLLLDENGKVLKSWDGYPNVKTAQFVSQIKAFEHGK from the coding sequence ATGAAATTATTATTGCTCAGCTTATTTTTGCTGACAGGCGTTGCTTGGTCGGGTAACTTCAACGAGGCCCAGCAGCAGGCCCGTCAAAGCCATAAAATGATACTGGTTAACTTTTCGGGGTCTGACTGGTGTGGGCCATGCATCCGCTTGCGTAAAGAAATTCTGGAAACCACAGAGTTTGATAATTATGCGCAAGACCATCTGGTGCTGGTGCGTGCCGACTTTCCGAGGCAAAAAAAGAACCAGTTAGCTAAAGATCAAACCAAAAGAAATGAAGCCCTGGCCGACAAGTATAACGCCGAAGGCAAGTTTCCGTTCACACTGCTGTTAGACGAAAACGGCAAGGTGCTGAAAAGCTGGGATGGTTATCCTAATGTAAAAACCGCTCAATTTGTATCGCAAATTAAGGCGTTTGAGCATGGCAAGTGA
- a CDS encoding Rieske 2Fe-2S domain-containing protein, translating into MTRKEFLDSIGVNAAALAIVSCEACKKDSGSSSGGTSGPSNVDFTLDLTASANSALQSNGGYMVSNGVIVARTTAGAYIAVQSSCTHESYTLIYQGSNSRFYCTNHGASFSNSGSVLNGPASKSLKVYNTTLTGSSLRVYS; encoded by the coding sequence ATGACAAGGAAAGAATTTTTAGACTCCATCGGTGTAAACGCGGCTGCGTTAGCTATCGTTAGCTGCGAGGCTTGCAAAAAAGATTCGGGTAGCAGTTCGGGCGGTACATCCGGCCCATCAAACGTCGATTTTACGCTCGACCTTACGGCATCGGCCAACTCGGCGTTGCAATCAAACGGCGGTTATATGGTAAGCAATGGCGTTATTGTGGCGCGTACCACGGCCGGGGCATACATTGCGGTACAAAGCTCTTGCACACACGAAAGTTATACACTCATTTACCAGGGCAGCAACAGCCGCTTTTATTGTACCAATCATGGCGCATCTTTTTCAAATTCGGGCTCGGTTTTAAACGGTCCGGCATCAAAGTCACTCAAAGTATATAATACTACACTTACAGGTTCATCGTTAAGGGTTTACTCTTAA
- a CDS encoding efflux RND transporter periplasmic adaptor subunit yields MKITHICTYILLLAVLAGCGSKKEEKKEAEQLGQPKASGNSIAFTPQQYKNGGIDTGKLPEHELVTEIHVNGKVDVPPQNIISVNVPMGGFLKRTTMLPGQPVSRGQVIAQIQNQDYVTIQQDYLTAVSRMVFLRQELDRQRELSRQQASPLKLYQQTQADYSGEQAQAAGLAQKLRLLGINPAMLNAGNIRSVITITAPISGFVSQVFVNVGKYVNPSDILMELVSTDDIHAALTVFEQDIPKIKIGSSVSISLPSLADKVYPGKVILIGRMLDTSHSVMVHCHFLRADRNLLPNMFLQAAIRTKPHTTVALSDEAVVNYEGKDYAFIAEPQKKQIKFSMVPVTIGTKQDGWNEVKFADPSYKSKTFVTKGAFAILSSMKNSGEGD; encoded by the coding sequence ATGAAAATTACGCATATCTGCACTTATATATTATTGTTAGCGGTTTTGGCCGGTTGCGGCAGTAAAAAAGAGGAAAAGAAGGAAGCTGAACAGCTCGGTCAGCCTAAAGCTTCCGGTAACAGTATTGCTTTTACACCTCAACAATATAAAAATGGCGGTATAGATACCGGTAAATTGCCCGAGCACGAACTGGTAACAGAAATACATGTAAACGGCAAGGTAGACGTGCCACCCCAAAATATAATTTCGGTTAACGTACCTATGGGCGGTTTTTTGAAACGTACCACCATGCTGCCCGGCCAGCCGGTGAGCCGGGGGCAGGTTATTGCCCAAATCCAAAACCAGGATTATGTAACCATTCAACAGGATTACCTTACCGCGGTAAGCCGTATGGTTTTTTTGAGGCAGGAACTCGACCGGCAGCGCGAGCTGAGCCGGCAACAGGCCAGTCCGCTCAAATTATACCAGCAAACACAAGCCGATTACAGCGGCGAACAGGCACAGGCTGCGGGCCTGGCCCAAAAGCTAAGGTTGCTGGGTATTAACCCCGCTATGCTTAATGCCGGTAACATCCGCTCGGTTATTACTATTACGGCGCCTATTTCGGGCTTCGTGTCGCAGGTGTTTGTTAATGTGGGTAAGTATGTTAACCCATCCGATATTTTAATGGAACTGGTGAGCACGGATGATATCCATGCTGCGTTGACAGTTTTTGAGCAGGACATTCCCAAGATAAAAATTGGCAGCAGTGTGTCTATATCCCTGCCAAGCCTAGCTGATAAGGTTTATCCCGGCAAAGTGATACTGATTGGCCGCATGCTCGATACAAGCCACAGCGTAATGGTACATTGCCACTTTTTACGGGCCGACCGCAATTTGCTGCCTAATATGTTTTTGCAAGCTGCTATCCGTACCAAACCTCACACCACCGTAGCATTAAGCGATGAGGCTGTTGTAAATTATGAGGGTAAAGATTATGCCTTTATTGCTGAGCCGCAAAAAAAGCAAATTAAGTTTAGCATGGTGCCGGTAACCATTGGTACAAAACAGGATGGATGGAACGAAGTAAAGTTCGCCGATCCGTCATACAAAAGCAAAACTTTTGTCACCAAAGGGGCATTTGCTATCCTTTCCTCCATGAAAAATTCGGGAGAGGGAGATTAA
- a CDS encoding CusA/CzcA family heavy metal efflux RND transporter, with amino-acid sequence MIDSIIAFSVKNKLIIGLMVLLLIAAGIFSASRLPVDAVPDITSNQVLVITVSPSLAAPEVERLITAPAERVMASLPKLKEMRSISRFGLSNVTVVFDDDVDIYLARQQVSERLSQLKGMIPPSIGEPEMGPVSTGLGEVYQYYVVPKPGYETRYTLTELRTMQEWIVRRQLLGVPGVADVSSLGGKLKQYQVVVNPLRLKAMNVTLDELFNAVQQNNENTGGAYIEKGPNAYYIRTEGLAQTADDLRNIPVKNVSGIPLRVSDVADVNEGDALRFGAMVNSKYGEVAGAVVLMLKGANAMDVVKKVKERVEEIKTRLPEGVTIMPYYQRSKMVGNAISTVEHNLIEGALIVVFVLVVFLGNLRSGLVVASVIPLAMLFALIMMNAFHVSANLMSLGALDFGLIVDGAVIIVEGVMHRFKDKIGTNGGKEFSKDEVDDEVKQSTSRLMNAAIFGQVIILIVYMPILSLQGIEGKMFRPMAETVAFALVGAFILSLTYVPMMTALTINRKPSDKKSFADKLMAGIHKRYEPVLLKAIHYPKTVMAIGLVLCGLAYMVFNGLGGEFIPQLEEGDLALDARFLPGTSLTQTINGMKLACAELKKFPEVQQVTCRVGSAEIPTDPMSLEQCDIFVTLNDKSDWKTAHDYPTLQDTMSKRLSQIPGLNVGVEYPVQMRFNELISGSKQDVVVKIFGDDLQQLSNLSGKLTGIISHIKGAVDVTPEKVVGLPQMVIHYNRSKMAQYNVNISQVNHIINAVFAGQKAGNVYEGERQFDVVVRLADSARSNLNNIGQLQVNTPSGMQVPLQQLATIGIKDGPNQIQRDDGQRRISVSFNVRGRDVQSVVKDLQQQVQQKMKLPAAYHFDYGGQFENLNSAKSRLAIAVPAALFIIFILLFFAFGQLREALIVFSAIPLSATGGVFALWLRGMDFSISAGVGFIALFGVAVLNGIVLISEFNRLKKEGEDDVEERIRKGTDNRLRPVLMTATVASLGFLPMAVSSHAGAEVQRPLATVVIGGLITATLLTLVVLPALYRQFAAEKSEKPESSGGDGLKQAATVILLLFSFQLAIAQAPAGKPVSAVTVVNQAIAGNNYLRAAQNQTQASRANIGTAFDLPKTQVNYDIGRLNSPYTDDRIGAMQTINLPFYYTSMHNLLKAESNLTAVQEEIIKNQVAFQVRDIYLQIATNLAKLKLLDSEDSVYHEVIRLEQLRFKLGESSKINLTSAEAKAGMLKNQRRQTETEIRVLQNRWQVLLNTADLYLSQDVGPPKWYTALLPDSTAALQHPEVRQAKQQVVVNDLRIRTARSRALPEVTLGYNNQTFVGIDPANNSKMLTRTDRFSSYLVGVNVPLFFKPYRAAIRAASFQQKAAAYNYSGKQVEWLGQWKQAYERYAQQQQALSYYEITAAQQANELLRTATLSFKNGGISYLEWANFHAQAVQLRNERLDALLQLNQSVNTLWYYQNELGKP; translated from the coding sequence ATGATTGACAGCATAATAGCGTTCTCTGTAAAAAACAAACTTATTATTGGTTTAATGGTGCTGCTGCTTATTGCTGCAGGCATCTTTTCGGCATCCCGTTTACCGGTTGATGCCGTGCCCGATATTACCAGTAATCAGGTATTGGTGATCACCGTGTCGCCATCACTTGCCGCACCCGAAGTTGAAAGGTTGATTACAGCACCTGCCGAACGGGTAATGGCTTCGTTGCCTAAGTTAAAAGAGATGCGTTCTATATCGCGTTTCGGTTTATCAAACGTAACGGTTGTTTTTGATGATGATGTAGATATTTACCTGGCCCGGCAGCAAGTAAGCGAGCGTTTAAGCCAGCTAAAAGGAATGATACCGCCATCCATAGGCGAACCGGAGATGGGGCCGGTGAGTACCGGTTTGGGCGAGGTGTACCAGTATTACGTAGTACCCAAGCCCGGTTATGAAACCCGTTATACCCTTACCGAACTGCGCACCATGCAGGAGTGGATTGTGCGCCGGCAATTATTAGGAGTGCCTGGTGTGGCCGATGTAAGCAGCTTGGGCGGCAAGCTTAAACAGTATCAGGTAGTAGTTAACCCCTTGCGGTTAAAAGCCATGAATGTTACGCTGGATGAACTTTTTAACGCCGTACAGCAAAATAACGAGAACACAGGCGGTGCTTACATAGAAAAGGGCCCCAATGCTTACTATATACGTACCGAAGGCTTAGCCCAAACTGCCGACGACCTACGCAATATCCCGGTGAAAAATGTAAGTGGTATACCGTTGCGGGTATCAGATGTAGCCGATGTAAATGAAGGGGATGCACTGCGTTTTGGTGCTATGGTAAATAGTAAATACGGCGAGGTAGCCGGTGCCGTGGTACTGATGCTGAAAGGTGCCAATGCCATGGACGTAGTTAAAAAAGTAAAGGAGCGCGTTGAAGAAATTAAAACCCGCCTGCCTGAGGGGGTCACCATTATGCCCTACTACCAGCGCAGCAAAATGGTGGGCAATGCCATCTCTACCGTAGAGCATAACCTGATAGAAGGCGCACTGATTGTGGTTTTTGTACTGGTGGTTTTTTTAGGCAACCTGCGGTCGGGCCTGGTGGTGGCATCGGTTATACCGCTGGCTATGCTGTTTGCCTTAATCATGATGAATGCCTTCCACGTTTCGGCCAACCTCATGAGCTTGGGTGCGCTTGATTTTGGTTTGATTGTGGATGGTGCCGTAATTATAGTAGAGGGGGTGATGCACCGCTTTAAAGATAAAATTGGAACTAACGGCGGCAAAGAATTTTCTAAAGACGAGGTAGATGATGAAGTGAAGCAATCAACCTCAAGGCTGATGAATGCTGCCATTTTCGGGCAGGTTATTATTTTGATTGTGTACATGCCTATCCTGAGCTTGCAGGGCATTGAGGGTAAAATGTTCAGGCCTATGGCCGAAACGGTTGCTTTTGCATTAGTGGGTGCTTTCATCCTGTCGCTCACTTATGTACCTATGATGACGGCGCTAACCATTAACCGTAAACCATCAGATAAAAAGAGCTTTGCCGATAAATTGATGGCGGGCATCCACAAACGCTATGAGCCTGTTTTGCTAAAAGCTATCCACTATCCAAAAACCGTCATGGCTATAGGTTTGGTGCTTTGCGGTTTAGCCTATATGGTATTTAACGGTTTGGGCGGCGAGTTTATACCGCAGCTGGAAGAAGGTGATTTAGCGCTGGATGCTCGCTTTTTACCCGGCACCTCTTTAACTCAAACGATTAATGGAATGAAGCTGGCCTGTGCCGAACTTAAAAAGTTTCCGGAGGTGCAGCAGGTTACTTGCCGCGTAGGCTCAGCCGAAATACCGACCGACCCGATGTCGTTGGAGCAGTGCGATATTTTTGTTACCCTTAACGATAAATCAGACTGGAAAACCGCGCACGATTACCCAACCTTGCAGGATACGATGAGTAAGCGGCTATCGCAGATTCCGGGCCTGAACGTCGGTGTAGAATACCCGGTACAAATGCGCTTTAACGAGCTGATTTCGGGATCGAAGCAGGATGTGGTGGTAAAGATATTTGGGGATGACTTGCAGCAACTGTCTAATTTATCGGGCAAGCTGACTGGCATCATCAGCCATATCAAAGGCGCGGTCGACGTAACTCCCGAAAAAGTGGTTGGTTTGCCGCAAATGGTTATCCACTACAACCGTTCAAAAATGGCGCAGTACAACGTTAATATCAGCCAGGTTAATCATATTATTAATGCTGTGTTTGCCGGGCAAAAGGCCGGCAATGTTTACGAAGGCGAGAGGCAGTTTGATGTAGTAGTGCGCCTGGCCGACTCGGCCCGTTCCAACCTCAATAACATCGGCCAGTTACAGGTAAATACACCAAGTGGTATGCAAGTGCCCTTGCAGCAATTGGCAACCATCGGTATTAAAGACGGCCCCAACCAGATACAGCGCGATGACGGGCAACGTCGGATTTCTGTATCGTTTAACGTGCGCGGCCGCGACGTGCAAAGCGTAGTAAAAGACTTGCAGCAACAGGTACAGCAAAAAATGAAGTTACCGGCAGCTTACCACTTTGATTACGGCGGGCAATTTGAAAATCTTAACTCGGCTAAAAGCAGGCTGGCTATTGCGGTTCCGGCGGCGCTGTTTATCATATTTATCCTGTTATTTTTTGCCTTTGGGCAATTGCGCGAAGCACTGATTGTGTTTTCGGCCATACCATTATCAGCCACCGGTGGCGTGTTTGCATTATGGTTACGGGGGATGGATTTTAGTATCTCGGCCGGTGTTGGTTTTATAGCCCTGTTTGGGGTAGCGGTGCTTAATGGCATTGTGCTTATCAGCGAGTTTAACCGCCTGAAAAAAGAAGGTGAAGATGATGTGGAAGAACGCATCCGTAAAGGCACTGATAACCGCTTACGTCCGGTACTGATGACCGCCACCGTTGCTTCGCTGGGCTTTTTGCCTATGGCGGTGTCATCCCACGCTGGTGCCGAGGTGCAGCGGCCGTTGGCTACCGTGGTAATAGGTGGTTTAATTACGGCAACGCTGTTAACCTTAGTGGTATTACCCGCACTGTATCGCCAGTTTGCGGCCGAAAAATCTGAAAAACCGGAATCTTCTGGTGGTGATGGTTTGAAGCAAGCAGCAACTGTTATCTTATTGTTGTTTTCGTTCCAACTGGCCATTGCACAGGCTCCTGCCGGTAAGCCGGTAAGCGCTGTAACTGTGGTTAACCAGGCCATTGCAGGTAATAATTATTTAAGGGCAGCGCAAAATCAAACACAGGCCTCGCGGGCCAACATCGGTACCGCTTTTGATCTACCCAAAACACAGGTAAATTACGACATTGGCCGGTTAAACAGCCCGTATACCGACGACAGGATAGGCGCTATGCAAACTATCAATCTGCCATTTTATTATACCTCCATGCATAACCTTTTAAAAGCAGAAAGTAATCTGACGGCCGTGCAGGAAGAAATTATTAAAAATCAGGTAGCTTTCCAGGTAAGGGACATTTACTTACAAATTGCTACCAACCTGGCCAAGCTTAAACTGCTCGACAGCGAGGATTCGGTTTACCACGAGGTCATCAGGCTGGAGCAGCTAAGGTTCAAGCTGGGCGAATCATCCAAGATAAATTTAACCAGTGCCGAGGCTAAGGCAGGGATGCTGAAAAACCAGCGCCGCCAAACCGAAACCGAAATCAGGGTGCTGCAAAACCGCTGGCAGGTATTGCTTAATACGGCCGACTTATACCTCTCGCAGGATGTTGGTCCGCCAAAATGGTACACTGCCTTATTGCCAGACTCGACAGCAGCTTTACAGCACCCCGAGGTAAGGCAGGCCAAACAACAGGTGGTGGTAAATGATTTACGCATACGCACAGCTCGGAGCCGTGCCCTGCCCGAGGTAACTCTGGGGTATAATAATCAAACCTTTGTAGGAATTGACCCTGCCAACAATAGTAAAATGTTAACCCGTACAGACAGGTTTTCATCGTACTTGGTTGGAGTAAATGTTCCGTTGTTTTTTAAGCCTTACCGGGCGGCTATACGGGCGGCGTCTTTTCAGCAAAAAGCAGCCGCTTATAATTACTCGGGCAAGCAGGTAGAGTGGTTGGGGCAATGGAAACAGGCTTACGAGCGCTATGCACAGCAGCAGCAGGCGTTAAGCTATTATGAAATTACGGCTGCACAGCAAGCCAATGAGTTATTGCGCACGGCAACATTATCATTTAAAAACGGAGGCATCAGTTACCTGGAGTGGGCTAACTTTCACGCGCAGGCAGTGCAGTTACGCAATGAGCGGCTGGATGCACTGCTGCAATTAAATCAAAGTGTGAACACACTATGGTACTATCAAAACGAATTAGGAAAGCCATGA
- a CDS encoding cytochrome b/b6 domain-containing protein, producing the protein MAIIEPVKQNPLHPSETRKYSLSIRLWHWLNALVITGSLLTVLLNSTLTDKRVTGAVIAEQAVKSGLNISADVANQIGHELEDKVWDVHAYIGFVLVALLLWRIIYEIVSPTSQSLFRKVNVARLALKNGGEEARLARHELVVKLLYFALYLVLILMGTTGLMLYFKHNLGLDRALSHSIQEVHGFCMYLVIAFIVVHVAGVLLAERKQSPGIVSDMINGGGK; encoded by the coding sequence ATGGCCATCATTGAACCTGTAAAACAAAATCCGCTACACCCATCCGAAACCCGGAAATATTCACTTTCTATCAGGCTATGGCATTGGCTCAATGCGCTGGTTATTACGGGCTCGTTGCTTACGGTATTGCTCAATAGCACCCTCACCGATAAAAGAGTAACCGGTGCTGTTATTGCCGAACAGGCAGTTAAGAGTGGTTTAAATATATCTGCCGATGTAGCCAATCAAATTGGCCACGAGTTGGAAGACAAGGTTTGGGATGTGCACGCCTACATTGGCTTTGTGTTGGTGGCGCTGCTGCTTTGGAGAATTATTTACGAAATAGTAAGCCCAACTTCGCAGTCTTTGTTCCGCAAAGTAAATGTAGCCCGTTTAGCGTTGAAAAACGGGGGCGAAGAAGCCCGGCTGGCGCGCCACGAACTGGTGGTTAAGTTGTTATATTTCGCCTTATATCTGGTGCTTATTTTAATGGGTACTACCGGTCTCATGCTTTATTTCAAACATAATTTGGGTTTAGATAGAGCATTATCTCACAGTATACAGGAGGTTCATGGGTTTTGTATGTACCTGGTTATCGCATTTATTGTAGTCCACGTGGCTGGTGTTTTATTGGCCGAGCGTAAACAAAGCCCCGGCATCGTGTCAGATATGATTAATGGGGGTGGTAAATAA
- a CDS encoding response regulator transcription factor, giving the protein MKILIVEDEPDLSSAIKEYLTSEGNLCETAVTYETAYQKISLYSYDCILLDLMLPDGDGLKLLKYLKSLQKTEGVVIISARNALDDRITGLNLGADDYLIKPFHLSELNARIAAIIRRKNNQLSNELTFNEIGVDLNAKTVSVNGHELHFTRKEYDLLLYFIYNKGKAISKSAAAEHLWGDDADMADSFDFIYTHIKNIRKKLSDAGAKDYFHSVYGVGYRFSDV; this is encoded by the coding sequence ATGAAAATCCTGATTGTAGAAGATGAGCCCGATTTATCCTCGGCGATAAAGGAATACCTGACCTCCGAAGGTAATTTATGCGAAACGGCGGTGACGTATGAAACGGCTTACCAAAAAATTTCACTGTATAGTTACGACTGTATTTTGCTGGATTTAATGCTGCCCGACGGCGACGGTTTAAAGTTGCTGAAATACTTGAAATCGTTACAGAAAACCGAAGGCGTGGTGATTATATCGGCCCGCAACGCGCTCGACGACCGCATTACCGGCCTGAACCTTGGTGCCGATGATTACCTGATTAAACCCTTTCACCTGTCGGAGTTAAACGCGCGCATTGCGGCCATCATCAGGCGTAAAAATAACCAGCTTTCCAACGAACTTACTTTTAATGAAATTGGGGTTGATTTAAATGCCAAAACTGTATCGGTAAACGGGCACGAACTGCATTTTACGCGCAAGGAGTATGACCTGCTGCTTTACTTTATTTACAACAAAGGCAAAGCAATATCCAAAAGTGCCGCGGCCGAACATCTGTGGGGCGATGATGCCGACATGGCCGATAGCTTTGATTTTATTTATACGCACATAAAAAATATCCGTAAAAAATTGTCGGATGCCGGCGCTAAAGATTATTTTCATTCAGTTTATGGAGTAGGATACCGATTTTCTGACGTATGA